A stretch of Triticum aestivum cultivar Chinese Spring chromosome 1D, IWGSC CS RefSeq v2.1, whole genome shotgun sequence DNA encodes these proteins:
- the LOC123167643 gene encoding QWRF motif-containing protein 7-like: protein MASPHRLARSPGSASRAAPAFSTANFVRSLRKAASFGYRKPSAGVVDAADTTRRRSADTMVMSPCRSSPEPGFAARGAGDLQTRRRQSNGQSSPSEGVGRGPSVPRKTPTTPKKEDVAHRARVLTARLMQWRLANARMEKAMTRATHAAESKLLYVWRRVAELRNIHTAKRIVAQRWRQKVKLGRLLRPQLPLLAAWETLGEPHSDAVADLGRVLSAASTSLPLSDGARANLELLHETMLSCARTVDEIKARADMFYATGSVTSSSIDELARTMQEEMAGLEEVMRLCRIVTNLQVQEVSLRANLIQAKQNIDCS, encoded by the exons ATGGCGTCACCTCACCGCCTAGCACGCAGCCCCGGCTCGGCCTCCCGCGCCGCCCCGGCCTTCTCGACCGCCAACTTCGTGCGCTCTCTCCGCAAGGCAGCATCCTTCGGTTACAGGAAGCCCAGCGCCGGCGTCGTCGACGCAGCGGACACGACGCGACGACGCAGCGCGGACACTATGGTGATGTCCCCGTGCCGGTCGTCACCCGAGCCGGGCTTCGCTGCGAGGGGTGCCGGGGATCTGCAGACGAGGCGTAGGCAGAGCAACGGGCAGTCGTCGCCTTCCGAGGGCGTCGGCAGAGGGCCGAGCGTGCCGAGGAAGACGCCGACGACGCCTAAGAAGGAGGACGTGGCGCACCGGGCGCGCGTGCTCACCGCGCGGCTGATGCAGTGGCGGCTCGCGAACGCCCGGATGGAGAAGGCCATGACTCGCGCCACCCACGCCGCCGAG AGCAAGCTGCTGTACGTGTGGCGGCGCGTGGCCGAGCTGCGCAACATCCACACGGCGAAGCGGATCGTGGCGCAGCGGTGGCGGCAGAAGGTGAAGCTGGGCAGGCTCCTGCGCCCGCAGCTCCCCCTCCTCGCCGCATGGGAGACGCTCGGCGAACCGCACTCAGACGCTGTGGCGGACCTCGGCCGGGTGCTCTCCGCCGCCTCGACCTCCCTCCCCTTATCCGACGGCGCCCGA GCTAACCTGGAGCTGTTGCACGAAACCATGCTTTCTTGCGCGCGCACCGTGGATGAGATCAAAGCCAGGGCTGACATGTTCTATGCCACG GGTAGTGTCACCAGCAGCTCGATCGACGAGCTCGCGAGGACAATGCAGGAGGAGATGGCAGGGCTCGAGGAGGTCATGCGGCTGTGCAGGATTGTCACTAACCTCCAG GTTCAGGAAGTAAGCCTTCGAGCTAATCTGATTCAGGCAAAGCAAAATATTGACTGCTCCTAG